The following proteins come from a genomic window of Anopheles ziemanni chromosome 3, idAnoZiCoDA_A2_x.2, whole genome shotgun sequence:
- the LOC131289914 gene encoding dnaJ homolog subfamily B member 6 isoform X2 encodes MVDYYKVLDVSRTATEAEIKKAYKKLALRWHPDKNPDNPEESNKRFKEISEAYEVLSDEKKRRIYDQYGKEGLVNNGSSDRYHQSTRHRRHNGSNGAGMDDFEFFGFPFTFRDPEEVFREFFGGSPFDELFRISQPAHHNGRRANGANGHHHHHHQRHSHPQNIISSPFMSPFMSINLMDDFFNAGHVGHRGGGISSISEITMGGGGPVKRTSTSTTFINGKKMMTKRVYENGTETVMSYENDVLKSKTVNGVAQAIPYNH; translated from the exons ATGGTGGATTACTACAAAGTTCTGGATGTGTCCAGAACGGCCACAGAAGCCGAGATAAAGAAAGC GTACAAAAAATTAGCCCTACGATGGCATCCAGACAAAAACCCCGACAACCCGGAAGAATCCAATAAGCGGTTTAAGGAAATTTCGGAAGCCTACGAAGTGTTGTCCGATG aaaagaaaagacgCATCTACGATCAGTACGGCAAGGAAGGACTGGTTAACAACGGCTCCTCCGATCGGTATCATCAGAGCACACGGCACCGGCGACACAACGGCAGCAATGGAGCCGGCATGGATGACTTCGAGTTCTTTGGCTTCCCGTTCACATTccgtgacccggaggaggtgtTCCGGGAATTCTTCGGCGGATCACCGTTCGATGAGCTTTTTAGAA TTAGTCAGCCCGCACATCACAATGGCCGCCGAGCGAACGGAGCGAACggtcatcatcaccaccaccatcagcgaCACTCGCACCCGCAGAACATCATCTCGTCGCCGTTCATGTCACCGTTCATGAGCATCAATCTGATGGATGATTTCTTCAACGCCGGCCACGTCGGACACCGAGGCGGTGGCATCAGTTCCATCTCGGAAATCACCATGGGCGGCGGCGGCCCTGTCAAGCGTACCTCAACCTCCACCACGTTCATCAACGGCAAGAAGATGATGACGAAAAG GGTGTACGAGAACGGTACGGAAACGGTTATGTCCTACGAGAACGATGTACTAAAATCAAAGACTGTCAATGGGGTCGCTCAAGCTATACCATACAACCATTAA
- the LOC131286806 gene encoding NEDD8-conjugating enzyme UBE2F-like yields the protein MITLARKKKESNSGGGGGNGGSATGPNGAGTLSDAPKRISIREFLLVKEVQELEQNLPTTCKVTFHDPNVLSEFTLVITPSEGFWCGGRFKFSVLVPEEYNMAPPKVKCLTKLWHPNISVDGDICLSLLRLNSIDGLGWAPTRRLKDVIWGLNSLFTDLLNFDDPLNIEAAEQYSKDKERFQAKVREYVSAYARR from the exons ATGATCACATTGGCCCGGAAGAAGAAAGAATCCAACAGTGGCGGTGGCGGAGGTAACGGTGGATCCGCCACGGGTCCGAACGGTGCGGGGACACTGTCGGACGCCCCGAAGCGGATATCCATCCGCGAGTTTCTGCTGGTAAAGGAGGTGCAGGAGCTGGAACAGAACCTACCGACCACCTGCAAAGTCACGTTTCACGATCCGAACGTGCTGAGCGAGTTCACACTAGTCATCACGCCGAGCGAAGGGTTCTGGTGTGGCGGTCGCTTTAAATTCAGCGTGCTCGTACCCGAGGAGTACAACATGGCG CCACCGAAAGTCAAATGTCTTACCAAACTCTGGCACCCGAACATTTCCGTCGACGGTGACATCTGCCTCTCGCTACTCAGACTGAACTCGATCGATGGGCTCGGGTGGGCCCCAACGCGCCGTCTAAAGGACGTTATCTGGGGCCTCAATTCACTATTCACC GATCTGCTTAACTTCGACGACCCGCTCAACATCGAGGCGGCAGAACAGTATTCCAAAGACAAGGAACGCTTCCAGGCGAAGGTGCGCGAATATGTTTCTGCGTACGCGCGGAGATAA
- the LOC131289267 gene encoding Y+L amino acid transporter 2 translates to MAKVGDVEIRPAQQGFRRESDEGKAVEGTSADGGDSSSGGIKMKKELGLMDGVAIIVGVIVGAGIFVSPKGVLLYSGSIGQAIIVWILSGVLSMVGALCYAELGTMIPKSGGDYAYIGEAFGPLPAFLYLWVALLILVPAGNAITAITFAQYLLQPLWPTCEPPYESVRLLAAIITCLLTAINCRNVKWVTRVTETFTGMKVLALLVITGAGAWHLMSGNTELLETPFANSKLQPGFIAVAFYNGLFSYSGWNYLNFVTEELKDPYRNLPRAICISMPVVTIIYVVTNIAYFAVLPPDEMLSSQAVAVTFAEKMLSFMAWTMPLFVACSTFGSLNGAIFASSRLFFVGARNGHLPAALSLININCLTPIPSLLFLCALTLILLFIRDVFAIINYVSYVEILFIFISVAGLLRLRQTAPDQHRPIKVSLVAPIVFLLTAGFLVIFSVFESPMEVGIGTLVILLGIPVYYITIGKPWSWLTQKSQAFNTFCCKLFLCMPNSEKID, encoded by the exons ATGGCGAAAGTTGGTGACGTGGAGATCCGGCCAGCCCAGCAGGGCTTCCGGCGGGAAAGCGATGAGGGCAAGGCCGTCGAAGGAACCTCAGCCGATGGAGGGGACAGCAGTAGTGGCGGGATTAAAATGAAGAAGGAGCTGGGCCTGATGGATGGCGTCGCGATCATTGTCGGTGTCATCGTTGGGGCCGGCATTTTCGTCTCTCCCAAGGGCGTCCTGCTGTACTCGGGCTCCATTGGGCAGGCCATCATCGTGTGGATACTGTCCGGGGTGCTCAGTATGGTCGGTGCACTATGTTACGCCGAACTCG GAACGATGATTCCCAAGTCGGGTGGAGATTACGCGTACATTGGGGAAGCGTTTGGGCCGCTACCGGCATTTCTGTACCTCTGGGTAGCCCTGCTGATCCTCGTCCCCGCTGGCAACGCCATTACGGCGATCACGTTCGCGCAGTATTTGCTGCAGCCACTGTGGCCCACCTGCGAGCCACCGTATGAGTCGGTTCGTCTGCTCGCCGCCATTATCACAT GCTTGCTTACCGCCATCAATTGTCGTAACGTGAAATGGGTCACCCGAGTTACGGAGACGTTCACCGGCATGAAGGTGCTGGCGTTGCTGGTTATCACCGGCGCTGGTGCGTGGCATCTGATGAGTGGCAACACGGAACTACTGGAAACGCCCTTTGCCAATTCGAAGCTGCAGCCAGGATTCATCGCGGTTGCGTTCTACAACGGGTTGTTTTCGTACTCCGGCTGGAACTATCTCAACTTTGTCACCGAAGAACTGAAAGATCCTTACCG AAATCTTCCACGAGCGATCTGCATCAGCATGCCCGTCGTTACGATCATCTACGTGGTTACGAACATCGCTTACTTTGCCGTGTTGCCTCCCGACGAGATGCTTTCATCTCAAGCCGTTGCG GTGACATTCGCGGAAAAGATGCTCAGCTTCATGGCCTGGACGATGCCACTGTTTGTCGCTTGTTCCACCTTCGGCTCTCTGAACGGTGCCATCTTCGCCTCGTCACGACTGTTTTTCGTCGGGGCCCGAAATGGACACCTGCCAGCGGCACTTTCGCTGATTAACATCAATTGTCTCACGCCAATCCCTTCGCTGCTGTTTCTG TGTGCCCTTACGTTAATTCTCCTGTTCATCCGGGACGTGTTTGCGATTATCAACTACGTGAGCTACGTGGAGATTCTGTTCATCTTCATCTCGGTGGCCGGTTTGCTCCGCTTACGACAGACGGCGCCCGATCAACATCGACCCATTAAG GTTTCCCTGGTAGCACCCATCGTATTTCTGCTGACGGCCGGATTTTTGGTCATATTCTCCGTGTTTGAGTCACCGATGGAGGTTGGCATTGGCACGCTGGTCATACTTCTGGGCATTCCCGTGTACTACATCACCATTGGCAAACCCTGGAGCTGGTTGACGCAGAAATCGCAAGCGTTCAACACATTCTGCTGCAAATTGTTCCTGTGCATGCCgaacagcgagaagatcgacTAG
- the LOC131289914 gene encoding dnaJ homolog subfamily B member 6 isoform X1, producing the protein MVDYYKVLDVSRTATEAEIKKAYKKLALRWHPDKNPDNPEESNKRFKEISEAYEVLSDAYKRHIYDNRGTRKGAAGAGTGAGTGGGFGSGTGSYSAYTNRDYSRNGGYDHFHHHRYGTGGSRYGSSAGGRENGSSRTFSFKGFFETTPFFRFFEKKRRIYDQYGKEGLVNNGSSDRYHQSTRHRRHNGSNGAGMDDFEFFGFPFTFRDPEEVFREFFGGSPFDELFRISQPAHHNGRRANGANGHHHHHHQRHSHPQNIISSPFMSPFMSINLMDDFFNAGHVGHRGGGISSISEITMGGGGPVKRTSTSTTFINGKKMMTKRVYENGTETVMSYENDVLKSKTVNGVAQAIPYNH; encoded by the exons ATGGTGGATTACTACAAAGTTCTGGATGTGTCCAGAACGGCCACAGAAGCCGAGATAAAGAAAGC GTACAAAAAATTAGCCCTACGATGGCATCCAGACAAAAACCCCGACAACCCGGAAGAATCCAATAAGCGGTTTAAGGAAATTTCGGAAGCCTACGAAGTGTTGTCCGATG CCTACAAACGACACATCTACGACAACCGGGGCACCAGGAAGGGTGCGGCCGGCGCTGGGACCGGTGCTGGCACCGGTGGCGGATTCGGCAGCGGCACTGGCAGCTACTCAGCCTACACCAACCGCGACTACAGTCGCAATGGGGGCTATGACCATTTCCATCACCATCGCTACGGCACTGGCGGCAGCCGCTACGGCTCTTCCGCCGGTGGCCGGGAGAATGGCAGTAGTCGTACGTTTTCGTTTAAGGGATTTTTTGAGACGACGCCGTTTTTCCGCTTCTTTG aaaagaaaagacgCATCTACGATCAGTACGGCAAGGAAGGACTGGTTAACAACGGCTCCTCCGATCGGTATCATCAGAGCACACGGCACCGGCGACACAACGGCAGCAATGGAGCCGGCATGGATGACTTCGAGTTCTTTGGCTTCCCGTTCACATTccgtgacccggaggaggtgtTCCGGGAATTCTTCGGCGGATCACCGTTCGATGAGCTTTTTAGAA TTAGTCAGCCCGCACATCACAATGGCCGCCGAGCGAACGGAGCGAACggtcatcatcaccaccaccatcagcgaCACTCGCACCCGCAGAACATCATCTCGTCGCCGTTCATGTCACCGTTCATGAGCATCAATCTGATGGATGATTTCTTCAACGCCGGCCACGTCGGACACCGAGGCGGTGGCATCAGTTCCATCTCGGAAATCACCATGGGCGGCGGCGGCCCTGTCAAGCGTACCTCAACCTCCACCACGTTCATCAACGGCAAGAAGATGATGACGAAAAG GGTGTACGAGAACGGTACGGAAACGGTTATGTCCTACGAGAACGATGTACTAAAATCAAAGACTGTCAATGGGGTCGCTCAAGCTATACCATACAACCATTAA